The following proteins are encoded in a genomic region of Maribacter hydrothermalis:
- the traM gene encoding conjugative transposon protein TraM, whose product MQIEKNKIVFGSVLVIILIFLISYSILFMGEDESTSGNLKQTLVPNLEQEQKKYDSKLDAINDLKKVRETNAPSIYDEKFIDSLGFYNPDLEENKKERIIDSIYNASRINYSDRTYKNIGQRKPKPKVIKEIDSADIKREIKIEAKEMGLEHQLFFASSPLTNDASNLGNTDSEIFVIVDGSQIVKTNTRLRMRLMKSATINYKLIPKNTLLFGFISFQPNRALIKIENVNHHPTNLKAYDLLDGSEGIYVENSFREEATNEVLDDMIQDINIPSIPQVNGITKVFRRNNRTVKVTVINNYKLILKPKL is encoded by the coding sequence ATGCAAATAGAAAAGAATAAAATAGTTTTTGGTTCTGTATTGGTCATAATTCTCATATTCCTAATATCCTATTCGATTTTATTTATGGGAGAAGATGAAAGTACAAGTGGAAATTTAAAACAAACACTAGTTCCTAATCTTGAACAGGAACAAAAGAAATATGATTCTAAATTAGATGCTATTAATGATTTAAAAAAGGTCCGTGAAACAAATGCACCTAGCATTTATGATGAAAAATTTATTGACTCCTTAGGCTTTTATAATCCGGATTTAGAAGAAAATAAAAAGGAACGTATAATTGATAGTATTTACAATGCTAGTCGCATAAACTATTCCGACAGGACTTATAAAAACATTGGTCAACGTAAACCTAAACCAAAAGTTATTAAAGAGATAGATTCAGCAGATATTAAACGAGAAATTAAAATCGAAGCAAAGGAAATGGGTTTAGAACATCAGCTCTTCTTTGCATCTTCTCCTCTAACTAATGATGCTTCTAATTTAGGGAATACAGATTCTGAAATCTTTGTTATAGTGGATGGCAGCCAAATAGTAAAAACCAATACCCGTTTACGGATGCGATTAATGAAATCCGCCACCATCAATTATAAGCTAATTCCTAAAAACACACTCCTTTTTGGTTTCATCAGCTTTCAGCCTAATAGGGCATTGATTAAAATTGAAAATGTTAACCATCATCCAACAAATTTAAAAGCCTATGACCTTTTGGACGGTAGCGAGGGAATTTATGTCGAAAATAGTTTTAGAGAAGAAGCTACAAATGAGGTTCTAGATGATATGATACAGGATATTAACATTCCAAGTATTCCGCAAGTAAATGGAATTACAAAAGTGTTTCGCAGAAATAATCGCACCGTAAAAGTCACCGTAATCAATAATTACAAGCTAATTCTAAAACCAAAATTATGA
- a CDS encoding DUF4138 domain-containing protein — MKRYILTSIISFVFVLTNAQEKIILDTIYANDQKNVALFFPEPIRQGITGSHNFIFTYNRDKEQYFGLLQATPGKESNLLVINKNGAIFSYIVGYKEQLSKLNYFISTNSSIGNEKPNLDVPTISKEDNGVSKSNYYLRACNYLIQRKQSFKNLQKRYEGIELSIKNIVFDKEELYFVVQIKNTSTLDYDLNFLDISIQTKQKGKKKSLQRIYQKPLFIHNRPTRIAENETVRMVYVLPKFSLSNDRRVVIELNENNGERNLELNVSHKYINNPN, encoded by the coding sequence ATGAAAAGATATATTCTTACTTCAATCATTAGTTTTGTTTTCGTTCTTACGAATGCACAAGAAAAAATAATACTAGATACCATTTATGCCAACGACCAAAAGAATGTAGCCTTGTTTTTTCCAGAACCTATACGGCAAGGTATTACTGGCTCCCATAATTTCATATTCACCTATAATCGTGATAAAGAACAATACTTTGGACTACTGCAAGCAACACCAGGAAAAGAAAGTAATCTATTGGTAATCAATAAAAATGGAGCTATTTTTTCGTATATTGTAGGGTATAAAGAACAACTCTCAAAGCTCAATTACTTTATTTCAACTAACAGTAGTATTGGTAATGAAAAACCAAATTTAGATGTACCAACTATTAGCAAAGAGGATAACGGTGTTAGTAAATCAAATTACTATTTACGCGCCTGTAACTATTTAATTCAAAGAAAACAGAGTTTTAAAAACCTTCAAAAACGATATGAGGGTATTGAGTTAAGTATTAAAAATATTGTCTTTGATAAGGAAGAACTTTATTTCGTTGTTCAAATTAAAAACACTTCTACTTTAGACTATGATTTGAATTTTTTGGACATATCAATTCAAACTAAACAAAAAGGAAAAAAGAAATCACTGCAGCGCATATACCAAAAACCGCTGTTCATACACAACCGACCAACGAGAATAGCAGAAAATGAAACCGTGAGAATGGTTTACGTACTGCCTAAATTTTCATTGAGCAATGACCGCAGAGTTGTCATTGAACTTAACGAAAATAACGGGGAACGTAATCTTGAGCTAAATGTTTCGCATAAATATATTAATAACCCAAATTAA